A DNA window from Halostella litorea contains the following coding sequences:
- a CDS encoding 5'-deoxyadenosine deaminase has translation MLLSGTVVADSGTVVHDGAVVVDGSEIAAVGDRDDLVDRYPGHERREYDVLLPGLVGGHIHSVQSLGRGIADDTELLDWLFDYILPMEASLSAEEMEIAAKLGYLEMIESGTTTCVDHLSVDHADRAFEAAGEVGIRGVLGKVLMDRRSPRGLLEDTEDALAESERLIREYHGSFDDRIRYAVTPRFAVSCTEECLRGARELADKYDGVRIHTHASENQSEIETVKEDTGMRNIHWLDEVGLTGEDVVLAHCVWTDESEREVLAETGTHVTHCPSSNMKLASGVAPVWDYLDRDINVALGNDGPPCNNTLDPFTEMRQASLLQKVDRLDPTATPAREIFEMATINGAKAAGFDRLGAIREGWRADIVGLRTDVTRATPLHDVLSHLVFGAHGDDVEFTMVDGNVLVDDGEVTAVDAEEIRQEAADVGLSLDDHREAAREVKP, from the coding sequence ATGTTGCTCAGCGGGACGGTAGTCGCGGATTCGGGGACCGTCGTTCACGACGGCGCAGTCGTGGTGGACGGCTCGGAGATAGCGGCCGTCGGGGACCGGGACGACCTCGTCGACCGGTATCCCGGGCACGAGCGGCGGGAGTACGACGTGCTCCTGCCGGGGCTGGTCGGGGGGCACATCCACTCCGTCCAGAGCCTTGGGAGGGGCATCGCGGACGACACGGAACTGCTCGACTGGCTGTTCGACTACATCCTGCCGATGGAGGCCTCGCTGTCGGCCGAGGAGATGGAAATCGCCGCCAAACTGGGCTACCTGGAGATGATCGAGAGCGGGACGACGACCTGCGTCGACCACCTCTCGGTCGACCACGCGGACCGGGCGTTCGAGGCGGCCGGCGAGGTCGGCATCCGGGGCGTGCTGGGGAAGGTGCTGATGGACCGGCGGTCGCCGCGGGGGCTGCTGGAGGACACCGAGGACGCGCTCGCGGAGTCCGAGCGGCTGATCCGGGAGTACCACGGCTCGTTCGACGACCGCATCCGCTACGCCGTGACGCCGCGGTTCGCGGTGTCCTGCACCGAGGAGTGCCTGCGGGGCGCCCGGGAACTCGCCGATAAATACGACGGAGTCCGGATCCACACGCACGCGAGCGAGAACCAGAGCGAAATCGAGACGGTGAAGGAGGACACCGGGATGCGGAACATCCACTGGCTGGACGAGGTGGGGCTGACCGGCGAGGACGTCGTCCTCGCCCACTGCGTCTGGACCGACGAGAGCGAGCGGGAGGTGCTCGCGGAGACGGGCACCCACGTCACCCACTGCCCGTCGTCGAACATGAAGCTCGCGAGCGGGGTCGCGCCGGTGTGGGACTACCTCGACCGCGACATCAACGTCGCGCTGGGCAACGACGGGCCGCCGTGTAACAACACGCTCGACCCGTTCACCGAGATGCGCCAGGCCAGCCTCCTCCAGAAGGTCGACCGGCTCGACCCGACGGCGACGCCCGCGAGGGAGATATTCGAGATGGCCACGATAAACGGCGCGAAGGCGGCCGGCTTCGACCGGCTCGGCGCGATCCGCGAGGGCTGGCGCGCGGACATCGTCGGCCTGCGGACGGACGTCACCCGGGCGACGCCGCTGCACGACGTGCTCTCGCACCTCGTGTTCGGCGCACACGGCGACGACGTCGAGTTCACGATGGTCGACGGGAACGTCCTCGTCGACGACGGCGAGGTGACGGCCGTCGACGCCGAGGAGATCCGACAGGAGGCGGCCGACGTCGGCCTCTCGCTCGACGACCACCGCGAGGCGGCGCGGGAAGTGAAGCCCTGA